In Corynebacterium nuruki S6-4, the following proteins share a genomic window:
- a CDS encoding dipeptidase, with protein MTATLPSLTPDAAREAMAAQMPFIRQALGELVAYRSVHSTPGLEADNAGASDWVVNAFREVGVPVEAHETSDGSTTVIGLREPDEGQPTVLLYSHYDVQPATDVDNWTSSPWELTERDGRWYGRGAADCKGHVVLHLAVLRILNELTGPDDPKIGVRVVVEGSEERGGYGLEDLLDAQPELFAADTFLIVDSGNDAEGVPAVATALRGTAPVTVTVDTLNQPMHSGQYGGAAPDALLALIRLLSTLHDDNGLVAVDGLTSDVRWEGRGPDPETFRRDAGVLDGVDVIGEAQGLLPNDLTVARPSITVTGLDSLTVADAVNAVPGHAAAHVSLRIPPGMDPKEGQDALVRHLESHVPGHAKVTIERDTLASPFSADTSGPALALLMQSLADAYGAEETAQIGSGGSIPLSNALLEKYPDAELALFGIEEPACRIHSADESVSPDEIFHVGTAELLFLARSTR; from the coding sequence ATGACCGCTACCCTCCCCTCCCTGACCCCGGACGCCGCCCGTGAGGCGATGGCCGCCCAGATGCCGTTCATCCGGCAGGCCCTCGGCGAACTGGTCGCCTACCGCTCCGTCCACTCCACCCCCGGACTCGAGGCCGACAACGCCGGCGCCTCCGACTGGGTCGTCAACGCCTTCCGCGAGGTCGGCGTCCCCGTCGAGGCCCACGAGACCAGCGACGGCTCGACGACCGTCATCGGCCTGCGCGAACCCGACGAGGGCCAGCCGACCGTCCTGCTCTACTCCCACTACGACGTGCAGCCGGCCACCGACGTCGACAACTGGACCTCCTCGCCGTGGGAGCTCACCGAACGCGACGGTCGCTGGTACGGCCGCGGCGCCGCCGACTGCAAGGGCCACGTCGTCCTGCACCTGGCGGTGCTGCGCATCCTCAACGAGCTGACCGGTCCCGATGACCCGAAGATCGGCGTCCGCGTGGTCGTCGAGGGCTCCGAGGAGCGCGGCGGCTACGGACTCGAGGACCTGCTCGACGCACAGCCGGAGCTCTTCGCGGCCGACACCTTCCTCATCGTCGACTCTGGCAACGACGCCGAAGGAGTCCCGGCCGTCGCCACCGCCCTGCGCGGCACCGCCCCGGTGACCGTCACCGTGGACACCCTGAACCAGCCGATGCACTCCGGACAGTACGGCGGCGCCGCGCCGGACGCCCTGCTCGCACTCATCAGGCTGCTGTCCACCCTGCACGACGACAACGGCCTCGTGGCCGTCGACGGTCTCACCTCCGACGTCCGTTGGGAGGGCCGCGGCCCCGACCCCGAGACCTTCCGCCGCGACGCCGGCGTGCTTGACGGAGTGGACGTCATCGGCGAGGCGCAGGGTCTGCTGCCCAACGACCTCACCGTCGCCCGCCCGTCCATCACCGTCACCGGCCTCGACTCACTGACCGTGGCGGACGCCGTGAACGCCGTCCCCGGCCACGCCGCCGCCCACGTGAGCCTCCGTATCCCGCCGGGAATGGACCCGAAGGAGGGACAGGACGCACTCGTCCGTCACCTCGAGTCCCATGTCCCCGGCCACGCGAAGGTCACCATCGAACGGGACACCCTGGCGTCCCCGTTCTCCGCCGACACCTCGGGGCCGGCGCTCGCCCTGCTCATGCAGTCCCTCGCGGACGCCTACGGCGCCGAGGAGACCGCGCAGATCGGGTCCGGCGGCTCCATCCCGCTGTCCAATGCACTGCTGGAGAAGTACCCGGACGCCGAGCTCGCCCTGTTCGGGATCGAGGAGCCCGCATGCCGTATCCACTCTGCGGACGAGTCCGTCTCGCCCGATGAGATCTTCCACGTCGGTACCGCTGAACTGCTGTTCCTCGCCCGGTCGACCAGGTAA
- the groL gene encoding chaperonin GroEL (60 kDa chaperone family; promotes refolding of misfolded polypeptides especially under stressful conditions; forms two stacked rings of heptamers to form a barrel-shaped 14mer; ends can be capped by GroES; misfolded proteins enter the barrel where they are refolded when GroES binds): protein MAKMIAFDEEARRGLEKGLNTLADAVKVTLGPKGRNVVLERKWGAPMITNDGVTIAREIDLEDPYEKIGAELVKEVAKKTDDVAGDGTTTATVLAQSLVKEGLRNVAAGSNPMGIKRGIQAGVDKVTETLLGSAKEIETHEQIAATAGISAADEKIGELIAEAMYAVGDGELNKDGVITVEESNAFGVTLETTEGMRFDKGYISAYFATDMERGEAVLEDPYILLVSSKISNVKDLLPLLEKIMQSGKPLLIIAEDIEGEALSTLVVNKIRGTFKSVAVKAPGFGDRRKAQLQDIAILTGGQVIAEEVGLSLETADLPLLGTARKVVVTKDDTTIVDGAGSAEQIAGRVRQIKAEIENADSDYDKEKLQERLAKLAGGVAVLQVGAATEVELKERKHRIEDAVRNAKAAAEEGIVAGGGAALLQAAHVLDDNLGLEGDEATGVQIVRAALSAPLKQIAFNAGMEPGVVEDKVAGLETGHGLNAATGEYVDLLSSGISDPVKVTRSALQNAASIASLFLTTEAVVADKPEPEAAAAPDMGDMGGMGGF, encoded by the coding sequence ATGGCTAAGATGATTGCATTCGACGAGGAAGCGCGTCGTGGCCTGGAGAAGGGTCTCAACACCCTCGCGGACGCCGTGAAGGTCACCCTCGGCCCGAAGGGACGCAACGTCGTCCTCGAGCGCAAGTGGGGTGCCCCGATGATCACCAACGACGGCGTCACCATCGCCCGGGAGATCGACCTCGAGGACCCCTACGAGAAGATCGGCGCCGAGCTCGTCAAGGAGGTCGCCAAGAAGACCGACGACGTCGCCGGTGACGGCACCACCACCGCCACCGTGCTGGCACAGTCCCTGGTGAAGGAGGGCCTGCGCAACGTCGCGGCCGGCTCCAACCCGATGGGCATCAAGCGCGGCATCCAGGCGGGCGTCGACAAGGTCACCGAGACGCTGCTCGGCAGCGCCAAGGAGATCGAGACCCACGAGCAGATCGCCGCGACTGCCGGCATCTCCGCCGCTGACGAGAAGATCGGTGAGCTCATCGCCGAGGCCATGTACGCCGTCGGCGACGGTGAGCTCAACAAGGACGGCGTCATCACCGTCGAGGAGTCCAACGCCTTCGGTGTCACCCTCGAGACCACTGAGGGCATGCGCTTCGACAAGGGCTACATCTCCGCCTACTTCGCCACCGACATGGAGCGCGGCGAGGCCGTCCTCGAGGACCCGTACATCCTGCTGGTCTCCTCGAAGATCTCCAACGTCAAGGACCTGCTCCCGCTGCTGGAGAAGATCATGCAGTCCGGCAAGCCGCTGCTGATCATCGCCGAGGACATCGAGGGTGAGGCCCTGTCCACCCTCGTCGTCAACAAGATCCGCGGCACCTTCAAGTCCGTCGCCGTCAAGGCCCCGGGCTTCGGTGACCGCCGCAAGGCGCAGCTGCAGGACATCGCCATCCTCACCGGTGGCCAGGTCATCGCCGAGGAGGTCGGCCTGTCCCTGGAGACCGCCGACCTGCCGCTGCTGGGTACCGCCCGCAAGGTCGTCGTCACCAAGGACGACACCACCATCGTCGACGGCGCCGGCTCCGCCGAGCAGATCGCCGGCCGCGTCCGCCAGATCAAGGCCGAGATCGAGAACGCCGACTCGGACTACGACAAGGAGAAGCTCCAGGAGCGTCTCGCCAAGCTGGCCGGCGGCGTCGCCGTCCTGCAGGTCGGTGCCGCCACCGAGGTGGAGCTCAAGGAGCGCAAGCACCGCATCGAGGACGCCGTCCGCAACGCCAAGGCTGCCGCGGAGGAGGGCATCGTCGCCGGCGGCGGCGCCGCCCTGCTGCAGGCCGCCCACGTCCTGGACGACAACCTCGGCCTCGAGGGTGACGAGGCCACCGGTGTGCAGATCGTGCGCGCCGCACTCTCCGCCCCGCTGAAGCAGATCGCCTTCAACGCCGGCATGGAGCCGGGCGTCGTCGAGGACAAGGTCGCCGGCCTGGAGACCGGCCACGGTCTCAACGCCGCGACCGGCGAGTACGTCGACCTGCTCTCCTCGGGCATCTCCGACCCGGTGAAGGTCACCCGTTCCGCGCTGCAGAACGCCGCCTCCATCGCCAGCCTGTTCCTGACGACCGAGGCCGTCGTCGCCGACAAGCCGGAGCCCGAGGCCGCCGCGGCCCCGGACATGGGCGACATGGGTGGCATGGGCGGCTTCTAG
- a CDS encoding PorACj family cell wall channel-forming small protein, producing the protein MDLSALTELFGNLAGFFGGFKDVFSGLGAIFENGAALSSGSEGAAE; encoded by the coding sequence ATGGATCTGTCCGCTCTGACTGAGCTCTTCGGCAATCTGGCCGGTTTCTTCGGCGGTTTCAAGGACGTCTTCAGCGGCCTGGGCGCCATCTTCGAGAACGGCGCCGCGCTGTCCTCCGGCTCCGAGGGTGCCGCCGAGTAG
- the ppk2 gene encoding polyphosphate kinase 2 encodes MAENKGDNQEFHIVDLAATEGYLVDDSDEDDPVLITPDGHRVDTWRENYPYDERMSREEYETTKRALQIELLKWQNWTKETGQKHIILFEGRDAAGKGGTIKRFNEHLNPRGARTVALEKPSPRESTSWYFQRYIQNFPCGGEIVFFDRSWYNRSGVERVMGFCTNEQHAEFLREVPMLENMIMGSGISLTKLWFSVTQKEQRTRFAIRQVDPVRQWKLSPMDLASLDKWDDYTRAKEEQFRYTDTNESPWITIKSNDKKRARINAMRYVLSKFDYTGKDHEVVGEPDPKIVKRGRDQIGD; translated from the coding sequence ATGGCAGAGAACAAGGGTGACAACCAGGAGTTCCACATCGTCGATCTGGCGGCCACCGAGGGGTACCTCGTGGACGACTCCGACGAGGATGACCCGGTGCTGATCACCCCCGACGGACATCGTGTCGACACGTGGCGGGAGAACTACCCCTACGACGAGCGCATGAGCCGCGAGGAGTACGAGACCACCAAGCGTGCCCTCCAGATCGAGCTGCTGAAGTGGCAGAACTGGACCAAGGAGACGGGCCAGAAGCACATCATCCTGTTCGAGGGACGGGACGCCGCCGGCAAGGGCGGCACCATCAAGCGCTTCAACGAGCACCTCAATCCCCGTGGTGCCCGCACGGTCGCGCTGGAGAAGCCCAGCCCCCGTGAGTCCACCTCCTGGTACTTCCAGCGCTACATCCAGAACTTCCCGTGCGGCGGCGAGATCGTCTTCTTCGACCGCTCCTGGTACAACCGCTCGGGGGTGGAACGCGTCATGGGGTTCTGCACCAACGAGCAGCACGCCGAGTTCCTGCGCGAGGTGCCGATGCTCGAGAACATGATCATGGGTTCCGGGATCAGCCTCACCAAGCTGTGGTTCTCGGTGACGCAGAAGGAGCAGCGCACCCGGTTCGCCATCCGTCAGGTCGACCCGGTCCGGCAGTGGAAGCTGTCGCCGATGGACCTGGCCTCCCTCGACAAGTGGGACGACTACACCCGCGCCAAGGAAGAGCAGTTCCGGTACACGGACACGAACGAGTCCCCCTGGATCACCATCAAGTCGAACGACAAGAAGCGGGCCCGGATCAACGCGATGCGCTACGTGCTGAGCAAGTTCGACTACACCGGCAAGGACCACGAGGTCGTCGGTGAGCCCGACCCGAAGATCGTCAAGCGGGGCCGCGACCAGATCGGCGACTAG
- a CDS encoding rhodanese-like domain-containing protein: MSDFEFETVQPTDVPQGAQLIDIREPDEYDQWHAEGAENLPLSQLQQRYGEFDLDRDIYLICLSGGRSARACQWLEMNGIDAINVANGTAGWRDAGLPIVGQE; this comes from the coding sequence ATGAGTGACTTCGAGTTCGAGACCGTGCAACCGACCGACGTCCCGCAGGGGGCCCAGCTTATCGACATCCGGGAACCGGACGAGTACGACCAGTGGCACGCCGAGGGCGCCGAGAACCTGCCGCTCTCCCAGCTCCAGCAGCGCTACGGCGAGTTCGACCTCGACCGGGACATCTACCTGATCTGCCTGTCGGGCGGCCGGTCCGCCCGCGCCTGCCAGTGGCTGGAGATGAACGGGATCGACGCGATCAACGTCGCCAACGGCACGGCCGGCTGGCGGGACGCGGGACTGCCCATCGTGGGGCAGGAGTAA
- a CDS encoding YdcF family protein, producing MPHSPRHATHRSSRSASRRTVAAGAAFAVVAGTLLSVGTAAANPEDKSIISANRTIADIPVVSKAASHAVLARDATVPVVVLGARLNDDCTPPQVLDDRLDAAADLAKAHLLNPVIVTGGETAPDCPTEAQAMDAGLRARGVPNQVIEENKAGSTVENVANTADTINSRGGLAVVVTSTPHNVRALQNFRDAGIEAVAYTGGEG from the coding sequence GTGCCGCATTCCCCTCGCCACGCCACCCACCGTTCCAGCCGTTCTGCCTCCCGCCGCACCGTCGCCGCCGGTGCGGCGTTCGCCGTTGTCGCCGGCACGCTGCTGTCCGTCGGGACCGCCGCCGCCAATCCCGAGGACAAGAGCATCATCTCCGCCAACCGGACGATCGCCGATATCCCGGTGGTCAGCAAGGCGGCCTCCCACGCGGTCCTCGCCCGGGACGCCACGGTCCCGGTCGTCGTGCTCGGTGCGCGCCTCAACGACGACTGCACCCCTCCCCAGGTGCTCGACGACCGGCTGGACGCCGCCGCCGACCTTGCGAAAGCACACCTGCTCAACCCGGTGATCGTCACCGGCGGCGAGACGGCACCGGACTGCCCGACAGAGGCCCAGGCGATGGATGCCGGGCTGCGCGCGCGGGGCGTCCCGAACCAGGTGATCGAGGAGAACAAGGCGGGCAGCACCGTCGAGAACGTCGCGAACACCGCGGACACCATCAACTCCCGCGGCGGACTCGCCGTCGTCGTCACCTCCACGCCGCACAACGTCCGGGCACTGCAGAACTTCCGGGACGCCGGTATCGAGGCCGTCGCCTACACCGGCGGAGAAGGCTGA
- a CDS encoding inorganic diphosphatase, with amino-acid sequence MSIEVTIEIPKGSRNKYEIDHETGKVYLDRYLFTPMAYPADYGFIDNTLGEDGDPLDALVILPESVFPGVIVEARPVGVFKMTDEAGGDDKLLCVVDDVRYGKFQDIDDIAQDVKDEIEHFFTHYKDLEPGKEVHGSGWGDKAAAEKILAEAVERHK; translated from the coding sequence ATGAGCATCGAAGTCACCATCGAGATCCCCAAGGGTTCCCGCAACAAGTACGAGATCGACCACGAGACCGGCAAGGTCTACCTTGACCGGTACCTCTTCACCCCGATGGCCTACCCCGCCGACTACGGCTTCATCGACAACACCCTCGGTGAGGACGGTGATCCGCTGGACGCACTCGTCATCCTGCCGGAGTCCGTGTTCCCGGGTGTCATCGTCGAGGCCCGCCCGGTCGGCGTGTTCAAGATGACCGACGAGGCCGGTGGTGACGACAAGCTGCTGTGCGTCGTCGACGACGTCCGTTACGGGAAGTTCCAGGACATCGACGACATCGCCCAGGACGTCAAGGACGAGATCGAGCACTTCTTCACCCACTACAAGGACCTCGAGCCGGGCAAGGAAGTCCACGGCTCGGGCTGGGGCGACAAGGCGGCGGCCGAGAAGATCCTCGCCGAGGCCGTCGAGCGTCACAAGTAG
- a CDS encoding SRPBCC family protein, with product MTTTPRITVSRTVGASPDAVWDAVADFTTMGERSPQCRKMVVLGAKNGTPATGTTTVNLNRRGPLFWPTWSTVTRWEPGELLEWRVPLNGSRWRYELVDNGDGTTTVTESRLVDGETSLLSRGLVAAFLGGNETFESELREGMARTLAAAAATAEQAG from the coding sequence ATGACCACCACACCACGCATCACCGTCTCCCGTACCGTCGGCGCGTCCCCGGACGCCGTCTGGGACGCCGTCGCCGACTTCACCACCATGGGCGAGCGCAGCCCGCAGTGCCGGAAGATGGTGGTCCTCGGCGCGAAGAACGGGACCCCGGCGACCGGGACGACGACCGTCAACCTCAACCGGCGCGGCCCGCTGTTCTGGCCGACCTGGTCCACGGTCACCCGGTGGGAACCCGGTGAGCTCCTGGAGTGGCGGGTGCCGCTCAACGGGTCCCGCTGGCGTTACGAGCTGGTGGACAACGGTGACGGCACCACCACCGTCACCGAGTCCCGCCTCGTCGACGGCGAGACGTCCCTGCTGTCCCGCGGCCTGGTCGCCGCCTTCCTCGGCGGGAACGAGACCTTCGAGTCCGAACTGCGTGAGGGCATGGCACGGACACTGGCCGCCGCCGCGGCCACCGCGGAACAGGCGGGGTAG
- the dacB gene encoding D-alanyl-D-alanine carboxypeptidase/D-alanyl-D-alanine endopeptidase, protein MRGTTSRRWYYIIATVVVVLAVVIGTALWWNQRNAWKVADPAPLPEPVPVLQAAQTDGPAPDPATVTDALAGPVADPALGKLSGQVTDAATGDVLWTADQDRMLVPASSTKLVTATAALLTLAPDDRVGTQVLRGAEPGQVVLKGNGDVTLQRSPGTGFFTDAASISDLAAQASAALGGEKVTSVVVDNSFRQGDLFNSTWDGADIAAGNVAALGAVMVDAGRLDPSQNYSPRSATPAADAGRDLAAALGVPGVPVSASDRAVATAGEDATLGSVESAPLSTRLRDMMQHSDNLLAESVAREVAAARGAEPTFAGASEATLAALTEAGIDVSGAILKDNSGMSADNRLSAHILDGIVTAAAGDGDHAAALRPLLDALPVAAADGSLVDRYGPDSGARAGAGWVRAKTGTLDGVNALAGTVTTDSGRVLTFGFLSNGSDMDAGRAALDRLTAALRRL, encoded by the coding sequence ATGCGCGGGACAACCTCACGCCGCTGGTACTACATCATCGCCACGGTGGTCGTCGTGCTCGCGGTCGTCATCGGCACCGCCCTGTGGTGGAACCAGCGGAACGCCTGGAAGGTCGCGGACCCGGCGCCGCTGCCGGAACCGGTCCCGGTCCTGCAGGCCGCGCAGACAGACGGGCCCGCCCCGGACCCGGCCACGGTGACGGACGCGCTGGCCGGCCCGGTGGCCGACCCGGCACTGGGGAAACTCTCCGGCCAGGTCACGGACGCGGCGACCGGAGACGTCCTGTGGACCGCCGACCAGGACCGCATGCTGGTCCCGGCGTCCTCCACCAAGCTGGTCACCGCGACGGCGGCGCTGCTCACCCTCGCCCCCGACGACCGCGTCGGGACGCAGGTGCTCCGCGGCGCGGAGCCCGGCCAGGTGGTCCTCAAGGGCAACGGGGACGTGACCCTGCAGCGCTCACCCGGCACCGGGTTCTTCACGGACGCGGCGAGTATCTCCGACCTCGCGGCGCAGGCGTCCGCCGCCCTCGGCGGGGAGAAGGTCACCTCCGTCGTCGTCGACAACTCCTTCCGGCAGGGCGACCTGTTCAACAGCACCTGGGACGGTGCGGACATCGCCGCCGGCAACGTGGCGGCACTCGGCGCGGTGATGGTGGACGCCGGACGCCTCGACCCCTCCCAGAACTACTCGCCGCGGTCGGCCACCCCGGCGGCCGACGCCGGTCGTGACCTCGCCGCCGCCCTCGGTGTGCCGGGCGTGCCCGTCTCGGCCTCCGACCGGGCGGTCGCCACCGCCGGGGAGGATGCCACGCTGGGGTCGGTGGAATCGGCCCCGCTGTCCACCCGGCTGCGGGACATGATGCAGCACAGTGACAACCTCCTCGCCGAGTCGGTCGCACGGGAGGTCGCGGCCGCCCGTGGCGCGGAACCGACCTTCGCCGGGGCCTCGGAGGCGACGCTCGCGGCACTGACGGAGGCGGGCATCGACGTCTCCGGCGCCATCCTGAAGGACAACTCCGGGATGAGCGCGGACAACCGGCTCAGTGCACACATCCTCGACGGCATCGTCACCGCGGCGGCCGGGGACGGCGATCATGCGGCGGCGCTGCGCCCGCTGCTCGACGCGCTGCCCGTGGCGGCGGCCGACGGGAGCCTCGTCGACCGCTACGGGCCCGATTCCGGCGCCCGGGCGGGGGCGGGCTGGGTCCGGGCGAAGACCGGCACCCTCGACGGCGTGAACGCCCTGGCCGGCACCGTCACCACGGACTCCGGCCGGGTGCTCACCTTCGGCTTCCTGTCGAACGGCTCGGACATGGACGCCGGCCGGGCCGCCCTCGACCGGCTCACCGCGGCCCTCCGCAGACTGTGA
- the tilS gene encoding tRNA lysidine(34) synthetase TilS — protein MGRPGPRTLAVRQSLGAFLDRTGLRAGDPVVCGVSGGGDSLALTAAAVHAGLVVTTVTVDHGLQDGSDRVAAEAAATCRGLGAQAQITAVTVRGTGEAPARQARYRALGEAAAGRPLLVGHTADDDAEGLLLALSRGSGTGSLAGLREIATGHPAVVAGAGWLGRPLLHARRADTRGSCAELGLDIWDDPHNERPDILRSRVRGELLPAMREVLGTGVDAALSRSARLMREDADVLDDLAAQVLQGLQEDAGDAGDAGLPVGQLAGHPGAVRRRVLRQWLAGCAGPLTSAHLAMLEALVVDWHGQGPVAVPWPTGHTMGASSGTTRLVVRRHRGLLVLDQLRSQD, from the coding sequence GTGGGACGCCCGGGCCCCCGGACCCTCGCGGTCCGGCAGAGCCTCGGTGCGTTCCTCGACCGTACGGGTCTGCGGGCGGGGGACCCGGTGGTGTGCGGGGTCTCGGGCGGCGGTGACTCACTGGCGCTCACCGCCGCCGCCGTGCACGCCGGACTGGTGGTCACCACCGTGACGGTCGACCACGGACTGCAGGACGGCTCCGACCGGGTCGCGGCGGAGGCCGCCGCCACCTGCCGGGGTCTCGGGGCACAGGCGCAGATCACCGCGGTGACGGTCCGGGGCACCGGGGAGGCGCCGGCGCGGCAGGCCCGCTACCGGGCGCTGGGGGAGGCGGCCGCAGGACGCCCGCTGCTGGTCGGCCACACCGCCGACGACGATGCGGAAGGACTGCTCCTCGCCCTGTCCCGCGGCTCGGGCACCGGGAGTCTCGCCGGGCTCCGGGAGATCGCGACCGGGCATCCGGCGGTGGTTGCCGGGGCGGGCTGGCTGGGACGTCCGCTGCTGCACGCCCGTCGGGCGGACACCCGTGGCAGCTGTGCCGAACTGGGCCTGGACATCTGGGACGACCCGCACAATGAACGACCCGACATCCTGCGGTCACGGGTCCGCGGGGAGCTGCTGCCGGCGATGCGGGAGGTCCTCGGCACCGGGGTGGACGCCGCACTGTCGCGCAGTGCCCGGCTGATGCGCGAGGACGCCGACGTCCTCGACGATCTCGCGGCACAGGTGCTGCAGGGGCTGCAGGAGGACGCCGGGGACGCCGGGGACGCCGGGCTGCCGGTCGGACAGCTCGCCGGACACCCCGGAGCGGTCCGGCGCCGGGTGCTGCGGCAGTGGCTCGCGGGGTGCGCCGGGCCGTTGACATCGGCCCATCTCGCCATGCTGGAGGCGTTGGTGGTCGACTGGCACGGTCAGGGACCGGTCGCGGTGCCGTGGCCGACGGGGCATACAATGGGCGCGTCATCCGGGACCACCCGTCTGGTGGTCCGACGGCACCGGGGTCTGCTGGTGCTGGACCAACTGAGGAGTCAGGACTAG
- the hpt gene encoding hypoxanthine phosphoribosyltransferase, producing MLVEKNPDVPANAFGDDIATVLVDEETLHRRIREMAAAVSDRHRDAADDLILVCVLKGAAYFLTDFSRALSIPAQLEFMVVSSYGDAAASSGTVKIIKDLSADIAGRDVVVVEDIVDTGLTLSWLIDNLKTRGPKSVEVVTLLRKPSGEKIHVDCADVGFDVPDEFIVGYGIDYAERYRTLPWVGALDPAVYS from the coding sequence ATGCTGGTCGAGAAGAATCCCGACGTGCCCGCGAATGCCTTCGGTGACGATATCGCCACCGTCCTCGTCGACGAGGAGACCCTGCACCGCCGCATCCGGGAGATGGCGGCCGCCGTCAGCGACCGTCACCGGGACGCCGCCGACGACCTCATCCTCGTGTGCGTCCTCAAGGGGGCGGCGTACTTCCTCACCGACTTCTCCCGCGCACTGAGCATCCCCGCCCAGCTGGAGTTCATGGTGGTCTCGTCCTACGGGGACGCCGCGGCGTCCTCCGGGACGGTCAAGATCATCAAGGACCTCAGTGCCGACATCGCGGGACGCGACGTGGTCGTCGTCGAGGACATCGTCGACACCGGCCTCACCCTGTCCTGGCTGATCGACAACCTGAAGACCCGCGGGCCGAAGAGTGTGGAGGTCGTCACCCTGCTGCGCAAACCCAGCGGGGAGAAGATCCACGTCGACTGTGCCGACGTCGGTTTCGACGTGCCCGACGAGTTCATCGTCGGCTACGGCATCGACTACGCGGAGCGCTACCGGACACTGCCGTGGGTCGGTGCGCTCGACCCCGCCGTCTACAGCTGA